CGCAGCAGATCTGGCCGGCCATAACTGGGGATAACAATGGCCGCGCCGGGCGTCATGCCTGCACCCCATCGTCACCCTGCACCCGGATGCCGGCCTTGGCCAGGGCGCGCGCCTGCAAGACCCGGCCGAGCGCTTCGCTGAAGCGCAGTCGGGCATGCAGCCGCCATCGGTGATCCCGGCTCAGCCGGGCACGGGCCAGGGTGTAAGCCAGGGTGATCACGTCTCCCCACAGACTACGCGGCACGCCCCCCAGCCGCGGGCCACCGTGTTGGCCCTGCGCCAGTTCCCGCACCAAGGCTCCCCGCCCATAGCGCATTGCGCGCCCGAACAGCCACTGCTCGGTCATCTGCTCAGCCCGTACCAGGTGTTCGACCACCGCCTCGGGACAAAACCAGCTGCCGTGCCCGGCTTGCGCCACGCGCAGTGTGAATTCAGTCTCGCTGCCCATGGCGTAGACGCTGGAGGTCGGCCCAATGTTCTCATCGAATCTGTGCCCAGCCTCAAACACGCGCCAGCGCACCATCATGTTGCCACCCCACACCATGGCCGGGTCTACCGGTCCGGCCGCCAAATCGGCAGGGGTTGCGGCGTACGCCATATCCAGCGGCGCCCAGTGCAGCAGCCAGCCCGGGGGCTCGACTTCGAAAGTCGGCACGATGCGCCCACCGAACAGGTCGTACGCCGGATTTTCGTCTGCCACGGTGCGCAGGCGCACCAGCC
The sequence above is drawn from the Immundisolibacter sp. genome and encodes:
- a CDS encoding glycosyltransferase family 2 protein, with protein sequence MLTVLFATRNGAPRLPRVLQAFSALAQPAGGWKLVVVENASTDNTGEVLQNFVGDLPLTVLSQPKPGKNSALNLGLNAAEGDLVVLTDDDVLPAADWLVRLRTVADENPAYDLFGGRIVPTFEVEPPGWLLHWAPLDMAYAATPADLAAGPVDPAMVWGGNMMVRWRVFEAGHRFDENIGPTSSVYAMGSETEFTLRVAQAGHGSWFCPEAVVEHLVRAEQMTEQWLFGRAMRYGRGALVRELAQGQHGGPRLGGVPRSLWGDVITLAYTLARARLSRDHRWRLHARLRFSEALGRVLQARALAKAGIRVQGDDGVQA